From Solidesulfovibrio carbinoliphilus subsp. oakridgensis, the proteins below share one genomic window:
- a CDS encoding homocysteine biosynthesis protein, protein MTHEVKKTVAEINKRIEKGKAVVLTAAEMVDAVRRLGKVKAAREVDVVATGTFSPMCSSGMLFNFGQEPPVMKAQKVRIGGIPAHAGLAAVDAYVGATELPKDDPLNKIHPGRFKYGGAHVIEDLLRGKSVKLWCEAYGTDCYPRRSLEKDVTLADLKYAALLNPRNCYQNYNVAVNLTSRIVYTYMGPLKPNARNANFATAGELSPLFNDPYLKTIGLGTRIFLGGGTGYVIGAGTQHDPRPKRNERGIPLSAAGTLMVKGDMKGMDPRYVRAVSILGYGVSLAVGIGIPIPILNEDMAFFTGVSDADIQMPVKDYGHDYPNGIARTLGYVTYAECRSGEVVINGKPTQAVPMTSLAMSLEVATKLKERIEAGKFLLTEPVEPIESA, encoded by the coding sequence ATGACCCATGAGGTGAAAAAAACCGTCGCTGAGATCAACAAACGCATCGAAAAGGGCAAGGCCGTGGTCCTGACGGCCGCCGAGATGGTCGATGCGGTCAGGCGCCTGGGCAAGGTCAAGGCGGCCAGGGAAGTGGACGTGGTGGCCACGGGCACGTTCTCTCCCATGTGTTCGTCGGGCATGCTTTTCAATTTCGGCCAGGAGCCGCCGGTCATGAAGGCCCAGAAGGTCCGGATCGGGGGCATCCCGGCCCACGCCGGCCTGGCCGCCGTCGACGCCTATGTCGGGGCCACCGAACTGCCCAAGGACGATCCCCTCAACAAGATCCATCCGGGCCGGTTCAAGTACGGCGGGGCCCACGTCATCGAGGATCTCCTTCGCGGCAAGTCGGTCAAGCTCTGGTGCGAGGCCTACGGCACGGACTGTTATCCGCGCCGCTCGCTGGAAAAGGACGTGACGCTGGCCGACCTCAAGTACGCCGCGCTTTTAAATCCGCGCAACTGCTACCAGAACTACAATGTGGCCGTGAACCTGACCAGCCGCATCGTCTATACCTACATGGGTCCGCTCAAGCCCAACGCCCGAAACGCCAATTTCGCCACGGCCGGCGAGCTGTCCCCGCTTTTCAACGACCCCTACTTGAAGACCATCGGCCTTGGCACCCGCATCTTTCTGGGCGGCGGCACGGGCTACGTCATCGGGGCCGGCACCCAGCACGATCCGAGGCCCAAGCGCAACGAGCGCGGCATTCCGCTGTCCGCCGCGGGCACCCTCATGGTCAAGGGCGATATGAAGGGCATGGACCCCCGCTACGTCCGGGCCGTGTCCATCCTCGGCTACGGCGTGTCCCTGGCCGTCGGCATCGGCATTCCCATTCCGATTCTAAACGAGGACATGGCCTTTTTCACGGGCGTGTCCGACGCCGACATCCAGATGCCGGTCAAGGACTATGGCCACGACTACCCCAACGGCATCGCCAGGACCTTGGGCTACGTCACCTACGCCGAGTGCCGCTCGGGCGAGGTGGTCATCAACGGGAAGCCGACCCAGGCCGTGCCCATGACCAGCCTGGCCATGTCGCTCGAAGTGGCGACCAAGCTCAAGGAGCGGATCGAGGCGGGCAAGTTCCTTCTGACCGAGCCGGTGGAGCCCATCGAATCGGCCTGA
- a CDS encoding DnaA ATPase domain-containing protein gives MLKEDFRQHLSRTCPEQDLRRWFDPLDLTVSESDQSFCVRFPHAYFAAWFETSVKELFEKQASQFLGPGYAVRYQTPCRGNGHTPLPQLGAPRVTDFPFGHRFTFETFLANEKNRFPLALAREVARGREVRYNPFLVCGPSGSGKTHLLRAMANAVARSQAGASVFFGSVDDLQNRYATSQSRHEIRSEVAAHDWLFIDELTDIQRAPDLEQELIFLFNAFHDAGKQMVFSSRERTASCDFFDPTFKSRLEWGLMVHVKPPDLDVRIASVEAANRDKRLGLSREQVLTLASRFEGFRQLEGVLLRIEAFRRHAGQELTEAEFSRHIRLSVDRKSPELSPERILTVCAEHFGLTVAAIIGQSRRRELVFARQAAMALCRTLLGMSYPALGKVFGGKDHSTVLYSIRKFQQIQDDDRDTKILFRQLAKKCRQGGPA, from the coding sequence GTGCTCAAGGAAGATTTCCGCCAGCATCTGTCGCGCACCTGTCCGGAACAGGATCTGCGCCGCTGGTTCGATCCGCTGGACCTCACGGTCAGCGAATCGGACCAGTCTTTTTGCGTCCGCTTTCCCCATGCCTATTTCGCCGCCTGGTTCGAAACCTCGGTCAAGGAACTTTTCGAGAAGCAGGCCAGCCAGTTTCTCGGGCCCGGCTACGCGGTCCGCTACCAGACGCCCTGCCGCGGCAACGGCCACACGCCGCTCCCGCAGCTCGGCGCTCCCCGGGTCACGGACTTTCCCTTCGGCCACCGCTTCACCTTCGAGACCTTCCTGGCCAACGAGAAAAACCGCTTTCCCCTGGCCCTGGCCCGGGAAGTGGCCCGGGGCCGCGAGGTCCGCTACAACCCGTTTCTGGTCTGCGGCCCGTCCGGCTCGGGCAAGACCCACCTCTTGCGGGCCATGGCCAACGCCGTGGCCCGGTCGCAAGCCGGGGCCTCGGTCTTTTTCGGGTCCGTCGACGACCTGCAAAACCGCTACGCCACGTCCCAGAGCCGCCACGAGATCCGGTCCGAGGTGGCGGCCCACGACTGGCTTTTCATCGACGAACTGACCGATATCCAGCGGGCCCCGGACCTGGAGCAGGAGCTGATCTTCCTGTTCAACGCCTTCCACGACGCCGGCAAGCAGATGGTTTTTTCGAGCCGCGAGCGGACCGCCTCGTGCGACTTTTTCGATCCCACCTTCAAGTCGCGCCTGGAATGGGGCCTTATGGTCCACGTCAAGCCGCCGGACCTCGACGTCCGGATCGCCAGCGTCGAGGCGGCCAACCGCGACAAGCGCCTGGGGCTCTCCCGCGAGCAGGTCCTGACGCTGGCCAGCCGGTTCGAGGGCTTTCGCCAGCTCGAAGGCGTGCTCCTGCGCATCGAGGCCTTTCGCCGCCACGCCGGCCAGGAGCTGACCGAGGCGGAATTCTCCCGCCACATCCGCCTGTCGGTCGACCGCAAGTCCCCGGAGCTTTCGCCCGAGCGGATCCTCACGGTCTGCGCCGAGCACTTCGGCCTGACCGTGGCCGCCATCATCGGCCAGAGCCGGCGCCGGGAGCTGGTCTTCGCCCGGCAGGCGGCCATGGCCCTTTGCCGTACGCTCCTTGGCATGTCCTACCCGGCCCTCGGCAAGGTCTTCGGCGGCAAGGACCACAGCACGGTCCTCTATTCGATCAGAAAGTTTCAGCAAATCCAGGATGATGACAGAGATACGAAAATTTTGTTCCGCCAGTTGGCCAAAAAGTGCCGCCAGGGAGGCCCGGCGTGA
- the dnaN gene encoding DNA polymerase III subunit beta: MQLKVFRNDIIDGLQKSSGIIPAKTGAAFLRTIWLEAVDGVLRILSTDSSLEFTGQYTAKVTEAGLCGVQGKSFFELVRRLPPGEIGLTLDAASGNLLIKQGSRRYKLPVSDRNWFQNFSPFPEGAAVTWSGDFLQELIDRVAYCISDEDTMEAMACMFLKPAEAAKVEVCGLNGHQFSLVAFLNDDIHAMLPPEGILIQKKYVAELKRWLTADEIELAISQKRLFFRTQEKDETSAKVETFSLPLSYYQYPDYNTFVSKLATDGVSTLTIDRLELVDALERVAIFNTDNNRCASFLFDGPGELSLRSQGQEAGEASETLECAFTGSLDKVAFPTKDIIDILGHFHSPKVTLTLTGAEGPCGIAGEEDADSLVIIMPMKIVEETYYSEEDIA, from the coding sequence ATGCAGCTTAAGGTCTTTCGCAACGATATCATCGACGGCCTGCAGAAATCCTCGGGCATCATCCCGGCCAAGACCGGGGCCGCCTTTCTGCGCACCATCTGGCTGGAGGCCGTTGACGGGGTGCTGCGCATCCTGTCCACGGATTCGAGCCTGGAGTTCACCGGCCAGTACACGGCCAAGGTGACGGAAGCGGGCCTTTGCGGCGTGCAGGGCAAGAGCTTTTTCGAACTGGTCCGCAGGCTGCCTCCGGGCGAGATCGGCCTGACCCTGGACGCCGCCTCGGGCAACCTGCTCATCAAGCAGGGCTCCCGGCGCTACAAGCTGCCGGTCTCGGACCGCAACTGGTTCCAGAACTTCTCGCCCTTCCCCGAGGGGGCGGCCGTCACCTGGTCCGGGGACTTCCTCCAGGAGCTCATCGACCGGGTGGCCTATTGCATCTCCGACGAGGACACCATGGAGGCCATGGCCTGCATGTTCTTGAAGCCGGCCGAGGCGGCCAAGGTCGAGGTCTGCGGCTTAAACGGCCACCAGTTCTCCCTGGTAGCCTTTTTAAACGACGACATCCACGCCATGCTGCCGCCGGAAGGGATCCTCATCCAGAAAAAATACGTGGCCGAACTCAAGCGCTGGCTGACCGCCGACGAGATCGAGCTGGCCATCAGCCAGAAACGGCTTTTCTTCCGCACCCAGGAAAAGGACGAGACGTCCGCCAAGGTCGAAACCTTCAGCCTGCCTTTAAGCTACTACCAGTATCCGGACTACAACACCTTCGTGTCCAAGCTGGCCACCGACGGCGTCTCGACCCTGACCATCGACCGCCTGGAACTCGTTGACGCCCTGGAACGGGTGGCTATTTTCAATACCGACAACAACCGTTGCGCCTCGTTCCTTTTCGACGGACCCGGCGAGTTGTCGCTTCGCAGCCAGGGCCAGGAAGCCGGCGAGGCCAGCGAGACCCTGGAATGCGCCTTCACGGGGAGCCTCGATAAGGTGGCCTTCCCGACCAAAGACATCATCGACATTCTCGGGCATTTCCACTCCCCCAAGGTCACCCTGACCCTGACCGGGGCCGAGGGGCCGTGCGGCATCGCCGGCGAGGAAGACGCCGACAGCCTGGTCATCATCATGCCCATGAAGATCGTGGAAGAGACGTACTATAGCGAGGAAGACATCGCATGA
- a CDS encoding AAA family ATPase — protein MATLIVLSGLPGTGKSSIARELARASGAVWLRIDSIEQALRDSGVVPGNMNDAGYRAAYAVAQDNLHLGRDVIGDSVNPWLLTRNAWRETGLRAGAQVLEVETLCSDIEEHRRRIETRTGEVPGLVLPDWQAVIGRDYHPWDRRHLTIDTAGRSVAACVALLLGAVRETAASEPALPGP, from the coding sequence GTGGCCACGCTCATCGTTCTTTCCGGACTGCCTGGAACCGGCAAATCGTCGATCGCTCGGGAATTGGCCAGGGCAAGCGGGGCGGTGTGGCTGCGTATCGACTCGATCGAGCAAGCCCTTCGGGATTCCGGCGTTGTGCCCGGGAATATGAACGATGCCGGGTACCGCGCAGCCTACGCCGTGGCACAGGACAATCTCCATCTGGGCCGCGACGTGATCGGCGACTCCGTCAATCCTTGGCTGCTGACGCGAAACGCTTGGAGAGAAACCGGACTGCGAGCGGGCGCCCAAGTCCTTGAGGTGGAAACGCTCTGCTCGGACATCGAAGAACATCGGCGGCGCATCGAAACCCGGACAGGCGAGGTGCCCGGCCTTGTTCTTCCCGACTGGCAAGCGGTGATCGGGCGCGACTACCATCCCTGGGACCGGCGCCATCTGACGATCGACACGGCTGGCCGCAGCGTCGCGGCCTGCGTCGCACTGCTTCTCGGAGCCGTGCGGGAAACGGCTGCGTCGGAGCCGGCCCTTCCGGGACCGTGA